From one Bacteroidota bacterium genomic stretch:
- a CDS encoding carboxypeptidase-like regulatory domain-containing protein, which produces MSYVYSGMRKVIFIILFLICNWVTAQVADSVIQFSGIVMTSDSLMAIPNANIKAFPSKAVTSGNYNGFFSFVASKGDTIQFSAVGYKDATYIIPSDLTESIYSVIQLMTRDTIYLTETIIYPWPSKEEFKDAFLALNIPDDYYETARKNLERERLKEIGEQMGMDADMNADYQTKAMAQKIYYAGQYPPMRIFDVFAWKEFIEAWQRGDYKKD; this is translated from the coding sequence TTGAGTTACGTTTATTCAGGCATGCGCAAAGTCATTTTTATAATATTATTTTTAATTTGTAATTGGGTCACTGCCCAAGTTGCAGACAGTGTTATCCAATTTTCAGGAATTGTTATGACAAGCGATAGCCTCATGGCTATTCCTAACGCAAATATTAAAGCATTTCCAAGTAAAGCTGTAACCAGCGGTAATTATAATGGCTTTTTCTCGTTTGTTGCTTCCAAAGGTGATACCATTCAATTTAGTGCAGTCGGATATAAAGATGCTACATATATCATCCCTTCCGATTTAACGGAATCTATTTACTCAGTTATTCAATTGATGACCAGAGATACTATTTATCTTACGGAAACCATCATTTATCCATGGCCATCTAAAGAAGAATTTAAAGATGCATTTTTAGCATTAAATATTCCGGATGATTACTACGAAACTGCACGCAAAAATCTTGAGCGTGAACGTTTAAAAGAAATTGGTGAACAAATGGGCATGGATGCTGATATGAATGCCGATTATCAAACCAAAGCTATGGCGCAAAAAATATATTATGCCGGACAATATCCGCCAATGCGCATTTTCGATGTTTTTGCCTGGAAAGAGTTTATTGAAGCCTGGCAGCGTGGTGATTACAAAAAAGATTAA
- the ruvX gene encoding Holliday junction resolvase RuvX: MGRIVGIDYGAKRVGIAVTDPLKIIATALTTVETKKTIEFLKAYVLAEPVEKFLIGYPTDLRGNPTHATPYVEKFIIELNKHFPSIPVEKWDETYTSKMAMQTLVASGVKKKQRRDKKLLDQISATIFLQEYLQNL; this comes from the coding sequence ATGGGACGAATAGTTGGCATTGATTATGGAGCAAAACGTGTAGGTATCGCAGTAACCGATCCCTTAAAAATTATTGCCACAGCACTCACCACAGTTGAAACAAAAAAAACCATTGAGTTTTTAAAAGCTTATGTGTTAGCAGAGCCTGTAGAAAAATTTTTAATTGGATACCCAACCGATTTACGGGGAAATCCGACACATGCAACACCCTATGTCGAAAAATTTATTATTGAATTAAATAAACATTTTCCAAGCATACCCGTTGAAAAATGGGATGAAACTTATACCAGTAAAATGGCAATGCAAACACTGGTTGCCAGCGGTGTAAAAAAGAAACAACGCAGAGATAAAAAATTATTAGATCAAATTAGTGCAACAATTTTTTTGCAAGAATATTTACAAAATTTATAA
- a CDS encoding T9SS type A sorting domain-containing protein, with the protein MKKIMFTFLLLVVAGATYAQSNARVRSEDTNLPEIDNLSGLKPDETDLIPSSTVATVSSTSTATGTTGTSDNYYPSKDFDNGAVVNDKAVSTLEATEVYPNPATNYITVSTEVETGTIRILNLLGQEMSSHEISSKLTGIDITALGEGIYFVSIESGTMKITKKIKVLY; encoded by the coding sequence ATGAAGAAAATCATGTTCACCTTTTTATTGCTCGTAGTTGCAGGTGCAACTTATGCGCAAAGCAATGCCCGAGTGCGTTCTGAGGATACTAACCTACCGGAGATTGACAATTTGAGCGGCTTAAAACCAGATGAAACTGACCTGATTCCTTCAAGTACCGTGGCTACCGTTTCTTCAACAAGTACGGCAACCGGAACTACGGGAACAAGCGATAACTACTATCCATCTAAAGATTTTGATAACGGCGCAGTTGTAAACGATAAAGCTGTTAGCACATTAGAAGCTACCGAAGTTTATCCAAACCCTGCTACCAACTATATTACTGTATCAACAGAAGTTGAAACCGGAACTATTCGGATTCTCAATTTGTTAGGTCAGGAAATGTCAAGCCACGAAATAAGCAGTAAGCTTACCGGCATCGACATTACAGCTTTGGGTGAAGGTATTTACTTTGTAAGTATCGAATCCGGCACAATGAAAATTACTAAGAAAATTAAGGTCTTATATTGA
- a CDS encoding UbiA family prenyltransferase, with protein sequence MKNYLSLVTFSHTVFALPFAIIGFTLGITQPGAAFEWTDLLLVVACMVFARSAAMPFNRYIAADIDKKNARTAQREIPKGVISSKNALYFVIGSSVAFMICALLLNKLCFFLSPVALLVILGYSYTKRFTWLCHFILGIGLALAPIGAYLAVTETFQTLPLIFSFIVFTWVSGFDIIYALQDEEFDKSNHLYSLPAKLGKSNALIVSIIVHLNTALLVWYAGNYVLFDNLYWIGAGIFVSMLVYQHLIVKPNDLSKVNRAFFTANGIASVVFGIFVVVDLLQNF encoded by the coding sequence ATGAAGAATTACCTTTCATTAGTTACATTTAGTCATACCGTTTTTGCATTGCCCTTTGCCATTATTGGTTTTACCTTAGGCATAACCCAACCGGGAGCTGCATTTGAGTGGACCGATTTGTTATTGGTTGTGGCTTGTATGGTTTTTGCCAGAAGTGCAGCAATGCCATTCAACAGATATATTGCTGCTGATATCGATAAAAAAAATGCACGTACGGCACAGCGCGAAATTCCCAAAGGTGTAATTTCTTCTAAAAATGCATTGTATTTTGTTATTGGCAGTTCTGTTGCATTTATGATTTGTGCATTATTGCTCAATAAACTGTGTTTCTTTTTATCACCTGTCGCATTATTGGTAATTCTAGGTTATTCTTATACTAAACGATTTACATGGTTATGCCATTTTATTTTAGGAATCGGACTTGCATTGGCTCCCATTGGCGCATATTTGGCGGTAACTGAAACATTTCAAACGCTGCCCTTAATTTTTTCATTTATTGTTTTCACATGGGTTTCAGGTTTTGATATTATTTATGCTTTACAAGATGAAGAATTTGATAAATCGAACCATTTATACAGCCTGCCAGCCAAATTGGGAAAAAGTAATGCTTTAATTGTTTCTATAATTGTACATCTCAACACAGCATTATTAGTTTGGTATGCCGGCAATTATGTTTTGTTTGATAATTTATATTGGATAGGTGCAGGAATTTTTGTGAGCATGTTAGTATACCAGCATTTAATTGTAAAACCCAACGACCTGAGTAAGGTAAACAGAGCATTTTTTACAGCTAACGGTATTGCGAGCGTGGTATTTGGAATTTTTGTTGTAGTTGATTTGTTACAAAATTTTTAA
- a CDS encoding peptide deformylase translates to MILPIVAYGNPVLKKVSEPIGADYPGLKELIANMWETMYNGRGVGLAAPQIGLDIRLFVIDSEQLKDDEDEDDDEEDKVRLTKGIKKVFINPQIISESGEPWVYEEGCLSIPDVRVKISRNETVRLRYQDENFVEYTEDFSEMNARIIQHEYDHLEGVLLTDHMTPLKRSLIKKKLDNISKGNIAVKYRMKFLPK, encoded by the coding sequence ATGATTTTACCTATTGTAGCCTATGGCAATCCGGTATTAAAAAAGGTTTCAGAACCTATAGGAGCTGATTATCCCGGTTTGAAAGAGTTGATTGCCAATATGTGGGAAACAATGTACAATGGCCGTGGCGTGGGTTTGGCTGCTCCACAAATTGGATTAGATATTCGTTTGTTTGTGATTGACAGTGAACAACTAAAAGACGATGAAGATGAAGATGATGATGAAGAAGATAAAGTGCGTTTAACCAAAGGCATAAAAAAAGTTTTTATCAACCCACAAATAATTTCCGAATCGGGTGAGCCCTGGGTTTATGAAGAAGGATGTTTGAGTATTCCTGATGTGCGAGTAAAAATATCGAGAAACGAAACAGTTCGTTTACGTTATCAGGATGAAAATTTTGTTGAGTATACTGAAGACTTCAGTGAGATGAATGCGCGCATTATTCAGCATGAATATGATCATCTGGAAGGTGTTTTACTTACCGATCACATGACACCTTTAAAAAGAAGTTTAATTAAAAAGAAACTCGATAATATCAGTAAAGGAAATATTGCCGTTAAATACAGAATGAAATTTTTACCTAAATAA